CCGTGCACATCAAGCCACGTGTCATGGGGACAAGGTGAGTGGTGAACTGGATTTTCACCTCTTTGTCCGTCATGGCGGATGCGTATCGCTCAATTTCAGGTAAATGCTGATGCCCACCGGTTTTATATGGCTGAAAATTCTCATTTGTATTAGAAAAATGTGTCAGCGGTGTACTGCTTCGCCCTGCACCTGAAACGCCTGTTTTCCCGTCAATGATGATCGTTGAGTCAGAAGTGTCTCGAAGCAGTTCCTTAAGAGGAAGAAGTGCTAGAAGTGAGGCTGTAGGAAAACATCCGGGATTCGAGATCAAGCGGCTTTCCATAACCAGATCTCGGTTCCATTCAGGCAATCCGTATACAGCTTCACCGAGAATACGATCGCTTGCAGGTTCTTCTTTGTACCAGGTTCTGTATTCTTCGGCACTCAGTCTCAGATCACCTGACAGGTCGATGATTTGCAGATCATCTCGCCGGAGCTTGTGTACCCATTCTTTCGCCACTCCCTTAGGCGTTGCAAAAATCAACACATCGAGATCCTTAACGGCCTCTTCGTGTAACATTTCAAGCTGTAAGTTGTTAATACCGGTCAAATGAGGGTATTCCTCATAAATCGCCATTTCGGTTTGCCGGTGTGAAAATAAAGCGACCACCTTAAGGTGACGATGATTTTGGATTAACCTGAGTAACTCGAGTGCACCATAACCGGTGCCGCCCGCAATGCCGACTGTTTTCACTGCGTTCACCTCTGTAACTGAATATTTTCTCATTAGTATACATCGATATTCAGATGATTTCAACATGTTTATGTAAAGTAATTTATGAATATGCATTTGTGAATAAAATAAGAACGCCTATAAACGGCGTCCTTACAGCACTGGTGATAATAATCGGGAAATTGATTCTTTGAAACGAATGTATTTTGAGCGTCTTTTATACATTGCCAGTGTTAATTCCACCGAATGATTCATATCTTCCATGAAATCACTGACCACCCTTCCGGATGTTTCAATGTCATAAATAAAGGCATTGATCTCAAAATTCAGCTTAAAGCTTCGCATATCAATGTTGGCCGTACCGACTGAGCAGATTTTTCCGTCGATGACGACATTTTTTGAGTGAATAAATCCGCCTTCGTATATAAATACGCGTGCCCCGGTTTCAAGGATTTGTCCGATATGAGAGTAAGTTGCCCAATAGACAAACGGATGGTCCGGTTTGTTCGGAATCATCACTCTGACGTCTTTTCCGGATAAGCTTGCGATCTGAACTGCATCGAGAAGACTCTTGTCAGGAATGAAGTAAGGCGTCTGAATGTAGATCGATTCTTCAGCCTCGAAGATCAATTTAATGTAGCCGTTTTTAATTTGTTCGTATGGAGAATCCGGGCCGCTGGATACCATTTGAATCGCAGCATTGCCCAAATGGTCTTTATCAGGGAAATAAGCCGGGTCGTATTGGATCGGCTCACTTTTTGATGCCTGGTTCCAGTCAAGAATGAACCGGGTTTGCATCGGATCGACAGCTTCACCGCGAATACGGAGATGTGTATCGCGCCAATAGCCGAACTTCTCTGATTTACCGAGATACTCATCACCGATGTTAAATCCGCCAACATATCCGATTTCTCCGTCAATAATGACAAGTTTACGATGATTGCGGTAATTCAGCCGTATATTAATAAGGGAAACTTTTGATGGAAAAAAGACACCGATTTTCCCGCCTGCATCGGCCAGGCTTTTGAAGTGTTTTCTTCGCAGTTTTCTCGAACCGAGCTCATCATACAACACACGCACCGATACACCCTGTTTGGCTTTCTCGGTTAACTCGTAAATGATCTTCTTTCCCAGTTCATCATTTCTGAAAATGTAATATTGCAAATGAATGTGATGGTTTGCGGCGCGGATATCGTCAATCAGCTGATCAAATTTATCCTGTCCGTCATGAAAGATATCAATGGCGTTTCCTTTGGTAAGAACGGCATCATTATTCACCAAATGCATGTAAATCAGATCCCGGTATCTGTCAACCGTATTATTGTTAAATGAAAAACTCTTGTCACGCAGTTGAATCATTTGTTCTGAAATACGGTCCACGATTCCGACCTTTTGAACGCCTTCCCAATTGAAGAGCCGCCTTCTTGTCAGATTCTGACCCAAGAAGATATAAAGGATCAGCCCGACATACGGCACTAAGAATAGGATCATGAGCCAGGCCCAGGTCGCGGTTGCATCTTTTCGTTCAATGAAAATTATCAGACCGGCGAATGTAAAGTTAAAAAAGAACAGGATAATGACTACGACGGAATACCAGTCCATAAATTGTGCCTCCAATAGCTATGGCCAGAGTGCATAGGCCTGATTACTTGATGAGATGTTTGAGCATAGCGTGGAACGGTTCCAAGCTGTTTTTTCTTTCGAGAGAGGAACAAATGACGATGGATCTGTTTTGTTCCGGAACGATCACTGCAAAGTTCCCCTGCATACCGGCTGCATACACAAACTCGGGCTGTGTTCCTGTAAATGCGCTGTGCCACCAGTGATAGCCATAAGACTGATTCGGTTGAGGTGCATCAGTCAGTGGCGATGTCATATCGTCGATCCATTCTTCTGAAACAATTTCTATACCGTTTACAATTCCTTTATTGCGGATGAGTTCGGCAATACTCATGAGATCCGCCGGTTTGATATACATGCCATAGCCACCGATCCGTTTGCCAAGATGATCCTTGATCCAGTCCGCCTCTTTAATATCAAGGTATGTGAACAGGTTCTCTTGTATATACTCGTACGGATCCGCCTGTGAAGAAGATTCAAGTATTTCACGTAAAATATGGGAATCAGTATTATTATAACGCATCTCACGAGAATTAGATGCATATGTATCCAGTAATTCATGGAATGGTGTTTTCTCATTGATATAGTGCCACCAGGCATCAGGATTATTTGTACCACTGAGTGTCAGTAATTGCGATATTGTAACGGAAGGGTGAACCCTGTCATCACTCACATGTTCACAGACTTTTTCATGAATGCCGGGGAAATGCCCTTTTTCAATGGCGATGCCTATAAGCAAACCCAAAATCGACTTGGTAACAGAGTTGATTTTATGAAGAGCCTGGAGATTGCCAGGTGATTGCTCATACTGATATACAGACTCTCCGTTTTCAAAAATCAGAACAGCATCCGTATCATAGTGCTTTATCTCTTCTTCGAACGCCTTCGTATTCAATGATCCTCCCCTCCTTTCCAATTTTCGTTGATAAACTGGTCTCGGCCTGATGTGAGACGTTCTTCTTTATAGGCTTCAGGATTTTTTCTGTGGAAGGCCTGATGTTCTTCTTCCGCTTCATAAAACCGGGATGCCGGAAGAATATCTGTGACGATCGGTTTTGTGAATGGGCCGTTTTGTTCGATTTCTTTACGGCTCTGTTCAGCCGCTGTTTTCTGTTTCTCGTTATGATAAAAAATCGCAGTTTTATACTGATCACCTCTGTCGATGAACTGTCCGTCCGGATCAGTGGGATCAATCTGCGGCCAATAAAGCGACAACAGTTTTTCATAAGGGAACAGATCCGGATCAAAGGTGATCTGAACGACTTCACGATGGCCGCTGGTTCCTGATTTGACATCTTTATAAGTTGGACGGTCAAGATGTCCGCCCATATAACCTGACGATACCTGGATAATCCCGGGCTGTTCTTCAAACGGCTGAACCATACACCAAAAACAGCCTCCCGCAAATGTGGCAATTTCATAATTTGACATGACAATCACTCCTATCAATCATTCGTCTCTCTATTATATAGAAAGATTGACATTCATGCAGACATTTCATCCAGGACGTGACTATCGGATTGGTAATCTTGTCAGTTGGATGACGCGAATTTGCGCGAAGCAGTAAAACGCGGTTTTGCATCATGTAAAATGGATAAAAAACCTCCTTCAAATCCGTGGGAGACTTGAAGGAGGTTGTATTTCTGTTTGACGGTTATGGTGCTCTTCAGAAAATCAGTCTATCAGGCCGTTGTCACTTCAAGTGTTACATCAATATTACCCCGGGTTGCTTTAGAATATGGGCAGAAGTCATGAGCTTTGTGGACTAAGTCCTCAGCTTCTTCCTGGCTTGCACCTTTAATTTCAGCTTTTAAATGGACACCAATCATAAATCCGCCATCTTCCGGATCTTTGATCAGGCTTACAGATGCTGTGAGCGTAGAGGAAATGTCTTTTTTGGCTTTGGATGCCATCAGGTTCAACGCACCATCAAAACAGGCTGCATAACCTGCTGCAAAAAGCTGTTCAGGATTCGTCGCGTCTGTCGGCAGGTCTTTTCCCTTCGGCATGGATAAATCGAGATCAATGACACCTGTATCTGATTTAACGTGTCCTTCGCGTCCACCGGTTACGGTTGCTGAAGTTGTTAGAATTTTCTCTGACATGTATAACACTCCTCGTTTTGTAATGTAACGTACATATAACATTTTCACGAAAAGTTCACATCTTAAACATCTTTTTCATCTTTCCGAAGAATTCAGCGTCGTTCAAACTCGTCTCAATTGAAAAATATCCGTGCCATTTTTTAATATACTGTACAGTAGCGTTGAATGTGCTGAAAGTCCAGGTCTGACCGGCTTTCCCGCTCCATGCCTGTGAAGCTGCCTTGCGTACCACATTAATTCGAGCAAAGCGGCATCGTCGATTGCGCGAAATCCGGTTTTGATGTCCGGAAGGTGAACCTCATCTGCGAATCCAGAGGAAAACTGTGCAGGAAGGTCAGGATGGATGGCAAGAGGTCTTGCGACACCAATCATGTCTGTCACACCGGTTATCAAAGCCTCTTCCATTACCTTTTTCGTACGAAAACCGCCTGTCAGTACAATCGGTACACGAACCTTTTGTGATACTTTTTCGGCAAAATCAATAAAGTATGCTTCCCTTCTTTTCGTTGAATCTTTTATCTGACTATCGAACATAGCAGGCTTCTCGTACGTTCCACCCGATATTTCAACCAGATCCACTTTCTCTTTCTCTAGTTCTCCAATGACATAGAGAGACTCCTCTTCAGTAAATCCAGATTTCAGGAAATCCGCGCTGTTTATCTTGACGCTGATTGTAAAGGAGGATCCTGTTGCTTGGCGTACGGACCGACAAATATCTCTTAAAAAGCGAAACCTGTTTTGAATGGACCCGCCGTATTCATCAAGCCGCAGGTTGTGTATCGGGGACAGAAACTGACTGATTAAATAACCGTGTGCAGCATGAATCTGCACGCCTGAAAATCCGGCCGTTTGAGCCAATCGGGCAGATTGGGCGAACTGATCGGTAATCTTCCAGATTTCTTTTTTGGTCAGCGCACGGCATGGAGGAAAGAATTTCTGAAATTTTGGTGGAAAAGGGACGGCAGAAGGTGCAACAGCTTCATTGACGACGCCCTTTAGGACTTGTTTTCCGGGATGATTAAGCTGCATAAGCAGTAATGTTCCGTTGGCAGTGCCGGCTTTTGCCCACTTCTCAAACCGGTTCAGATCACTGTTTTTCGTAAGCACGACATTTTTCGGTTCCCCAAGAGCATACGGGTCAACCATAACATTTCCGGTTACGACTATCCCTGACCCGCCTTCTGCCCAAATTCGGTAAAGATTGATCAGGTCGCTGGTCGGCGAATGGTTAGCTGTGGCCATCGCCTCGCTCATGGCAGACTTAAACCATCTGTTTTTTGATGTCGCGTAAGATGACAAAGTCAATGATTGGTCAAGTATGTTTTGTTTCATGTTTGCACCTCCAGGTGTTCTGCGCCTTCAATTTCCGGGATCACGCCTTTTAATTTTGAGTAATAAACCGGTGTGCCGGACAACCATTGTTTAAAGTTGATGACGACAGGTTTTGCATCTGTTCCAATACCTGCATAGACCTTTAAGTGTCTCAAATCATATACGGCAGAATGAATGGTTCCTGCGGAATTTTTGTAATCTGTTTTGGCAATACCGAAATCAAGGTGATTAATACGGGTGAATGCCTGAAGCGGTGACAGATCTTCTTGATATTGCTGTTGCAGTTTCTCATATCTTTCCTTCGTTTCAGTCAGGAAATTACGATTTTCGTGTTCTTTTTCCACAGAGAAAAAGTGATTGCTGCATATACGTAACGTTTCATCGTGAACGTGAACGCCTTTGGATGACGTTTCAATCACGACTGAACGACCGCTTGCGTCGGCCAGCGAATAGTTAAATGCAAACCGGTGCGGCAATGAAGACAGGAGTGCGGTTGCTTCATCGACATCTTTGCAGGTTTCAAGAATCAGTCTTGTGACGGTTGTGCATATAAATCCTTTTTCCGGTCTCAGTCTGTTTACAAAATGATAACCGACTCCGAGACCCTCACTGTTCATGCCGTCCATACGTCCTATCACCCGCTGTGCAAATCCGATATGGGCATATCCGGAGTTCGGCTGATAGAGCACGAAACGGCCGTCATACGTCTTCGGATGGTAGTCATAGTTTCGTACATATTGTCCGGGCGGCATCATCGCACTACATCCAGATTTGACCCAGGAGCTTTGAAAGCCACCGTATTCATGAATGACATCTTCCGTCTTCCAGCCAATTGCATCGCTTAATCCCCTTAACTCATCAAGTAAATCCGGTTTGATTTGTTTAATCCAGTCCGTATATTCCTGAAGATCTGTAGTATACGATCTGATGGATTTTTTACATCGTTTTCTGTGCTTATTAAAAACCGGCATGGATTGTAAGCGGATTCCCTGATTGAAACCGAATGTGTAAGGATCGGCCCTTGATTCCAAAACATCGACGCTGATCTGCATCTGATTCAACTCCTTATCTGACAAAAGTATAGCTGAATTCAGAAGGTGACAACAACGAACTTGCCCGGAGTTGATTCAGAAAATAAAACATGATAGAATGCTGAACTTGTGGGTCATGTTTATACCCAGAATGAATCGAAGTCTTTTAAGCAGCATGGGATCTGTTTTACAGGATAGTTATGTTCTCAGAAGAAGACGGACAGATGAAAACAAAATCAGGAGGGTTCATTATGTATTCGCAATCTGCATTTGCGATTCCGCAGGAGCAGACCGTACAAGAGATTGAACAGGAACGCGATGAGCTGTTCTTTCAGCTGATGAATATGAGGGAAAATATAAAAGAAATATCCCGAAAATGGCAGGTTCTCGGAATTGAACCTGATAAGCACGAAAATTGGACGGTGATCTTCTTAAAAGATGACGGGTATCAGTGCCAGGTAATGACGAAAAGCTGCAAAGAAAAATTTGATGGCAGTTGGGATTTTGCTATACAGGGTCATTATTATGATCGTTTTTCTCTTCATATTGATGACATCAAAGGAGAACCGGATCAGGGGATGGGCTCTGTTTGTATGACCCATTTAAAATCTTACGTCTCTGAGATGAATATCAGTCAAATTACCGGAGATATTGTGAAGCGAGACTGGGATCATTTGGACAGGTTAATTTATTTTTATGAAAAGCATGGCTTCTCTGTTTCGATCGATGAGAATGATCAAAAAGGATTTATTCAGGGTACGCCGGTTGAATAAGATGCGTATACATGACAGAGCAAGGCTTCTCGCGAATGGGTTTTTTCCATTTTTTATTATCACAGCCAGAGAAAGACCGGGTCTGATCGTATGAAAAGCGATCAGACCCGGTCTTTTGATTGGCTATTGTCTTATTTGATTCCTTTATAGGCTTGTCGGTAGATATCGGCCAGTTCAGTTACCAGAGGCAGTTTTGGATTAGCCGTTGTGCACTGATCTTCGAATGCGCGATCCGCCAGTTCATCAACAACGGACTCAAAATCCTTTTTGTCAACACCGCATTCGGCAATACTCATAGGGATCTTCATTTCTTTGGCAAGGTCGATAACAGCCTGAACGAGGCTCTCCACCCCTTGCTCTGTTGTACTTGCAGGTAAGCCGAGTCTTCTTGCAATATCTGCATAACGCTCGTCTGCCTTAAAGTGACTGTATTTTGGGAATGCTGTGAATTTCGTCGGTTTCTTCGCATTGTACCGGATCACATGCGGCATCAGAATGGTGTTGGATCTGCCGTGTGCGATATGGAACTCAGCACCCAGTTTGTGAGCAAGGCTGTGATTGATACCGAGGAAGGCATTGGCAAAGGCCATACCGGCAATTGTAGATGCATTATGCATTTTTTCTCTAGCCAGTTCGTCACTTCCATCGTGGTAAGCTTTCGGCAGGTATTCAAAGACCAGTTCAATCGCCTTCATGGCAAGGCCGTCTGTATAATCATTAGCCAGGACTGAGACATATGCTTCAATGGCATGTGTCAATACGTCCATTCCTGTGTCTGCTGTAACAGATGGCGGTACAGATTTTACATAGACTGGATCGATAATGGCCACATCTGGAGTCAGCTCATAATCCGCAAGCGGATATTTTGTCTGATTGGCTTTATCTGTAATGACAGAGAATGATGTGACTTCAGAACCGGTTCCGGAAGTTGTCGGAATAGCTACAAACTGCGCACGTTTACCGAGTTTCGGATATTTGAAAACCCGTTTACGGATATCCAGGAATTTCTGTTTTAATCCGTTGAAATCGAGATCGGGATTTTCATAGAAGAGCCACATACCTTTCGCTGCATCCATTGGAGAACCGCCACCGAGAGTGATGATGACATCCGGTTCAAAAGTACGCATCATGTCGGCACCTTTCATCACTGTTTCGATGCTTGGATCCGCTTCGACATCGGAGAAAATTTCGTATTGAACTTTATCTTGACGTTTATTCAAATAGTAAAGCACTTTATCCACATAGCCCATCTTGACCATCATTTCATCCGTGACAATCATGGCACGTGAGATATTCGGCATTTTCTCAAGGTATTGCGTTGAATTCTTTTCGAAATAGATCTTTGGCGGAACCTTAAACCACTGCATATTATTTCGTCTCTTCCCTATTTTTTTGAAATTGACAAGGTTGATCGTACCCACGTTTTGAGAAACGGAGTTGTGTCCGTGAGAACCGCACCCGAGAGTCAATGATGGCAAATAGCCATTGTAAATATCCCCGATGGCGCCTTGTGAGGAAGGACTGTTATTGATGATGCGTCCCGCTTTCATACGCATCCCGAATTCCTGGATGACTTCATCATTCTGTGAATGGATGACTGCGGAGTGACCAAGGCCTCCGAATTCGAGCATTTCTGTCGAACGCTGATAGCCTTCTTCGCGGTCTTTTACCTTATAGCAGGCAAGAACAGGGCTCAGTTTTTCCCGGGACAAAGGTGATTCCGGTCCAACCGTTTTTAACTCAGCGATCAGAATCTTTGTTTCTGCAGGTACGGTAACGCCGGCCATTTCTGCAATTTTAGCGGCAGGCATCCCAACGATTGCCGGGTTTACTGCGCATGTTTTTTCGTTAATAACGAGCTTCTCTACCTTTTCTCTCTCATCTTTTGTTAGGAAATGACACTTGTTGTCGATCAGTTCTTTTTTGGTTTCCTGATAAATCGGAGCTTCGATAATTACAGCCTGTTCAGATGCGCATATCATGCCATTATCGAACGTCTTTGAAAGGATCAGGTCGTTTACAGCCTGCTTAATGTGTGCGCTGCGCTCGATAAAGCACGGTACGTTACCAGGTCCAACACCGAGAGCCGGTTTTCCTGTGCTGTATGCCGATTTCACCATACCGGCTCCACCAGTGGCAAGAACAACAGCTACCCCGTTATGGTTCATTAAAGATTGCGTTGCTTCAATCGAAGGTTTTTCGATCCACTGAATGCACCCTTCTGGAGCACCTGCTTTTACGGCGGCATCGTATAGGATGCTTGCAGCTTTAGCGCTGCATTTTTGTGCGGATGGATGGAAGGCGAAGATAATCGGATTTCTTGTTTTAATCGCAATCAGAATTTTAAACATGGTCGTGGATGTCGGATTGGTAACTGGCGTGACACCTGCAACAACGCCGACAGGTTCTGCGATCTCAATCATTTCTTCGTGCTCATTTTCGCGGACTACACCGACAGTTTTATCGTATTTGATACCATGATAGACATATTCAGTGGCAAAGATGTTTTTGATAATCTTGTCTTCATATACTCCCCGACCGGTTTCTTCCACAGCCATTTTTGCAAGTGGCATATGCTGATCAAGACCAGC
This genomic window from [Bacillus] selenitireducens MLS10 contains:
- the argC gene encoding N-acetyl-gamma-glutamyl-phosphate reductase, which codes for MKTVGIAGGTGYGALELLRLIQNHRHLKVVALFSHRQTEMAIYEEYPHLTGINNLQLEMLHEEAVKDLDVLIFATPKGVAKEWVHKLRRDDLQIIDLSGDLRLSAEEYRTWYKEEPASDRILGEAVYGLPEWNRDLVMESRLISNPGCFPTASLLALLPLKELLRDTSDSTIIIDGKTGVSGAGRSSTPLTHFSNTNENFQPYKTGGHQHLPEIERYASAMTDKEVKIQFTTHLVPMTRGLMCTVYVPVNKEIGAADIRHAFASAYQNEPFVRLLPDGMMPTTKGVYGSNYCDIGLYYNENTGWLTICSAIDNLVKGASGQALQNLNAMNGWNETEGLLGHPLFP
- the cls gene encoding cardiolipin synthase, whose amino-acid sequence is MDWYSVVVIILFFFNFTFAGLIIFIERKDATATWAWLMILFLVPYVGLILYIFLGQNLTRRRLFNWEGVQKVGIVDRISEQMIQLRDKSFSFNNNTVDRYRDLIYMHLVNNDAVLTKGNAIDIFHDGQDKFDQLIDDIRAANHHIHLQYYIFRNDELGKKIIYELTEKAKQGVSVRVLYDELGSRKLRRKHFKSLADAGGKIGVFFPSKVSLINIRLNYRNHRKLVIIDGEIGYVGGFNIGDEYLGKSEKFGYWRDTHLRIRGEAVDPMQTRFILDWNQASKSEPIQYDPAYFPDKDHLGNAAIQMVSSGPDSPYEQIKNGYIKLIFEAEESIYIQTPYFIPDKSLLDAVQIASLSGKDVRVMIPNKPDHPFVYWATYSHIGQILETGARVFIYEGGFIHSKNVVIDGKICSVGTANIDMRSFKLNFEINAFIYDIETSGRVVSDFMEDMNHSVELTLAMYKRRSKYIRFKESISRLLSPVL
- a CDS encoding serine hydrolase domain-containing protein, translating into MNTKAFEEEIKHYDTDAVLIFENGESVYQYEQSPGNLQALHKINSVTKSILGLLIGIAIEKGHFPGIHEKVCEHVSDDRVHPSVTISQLLTLSGTNNPDAWWHYINEKTPFHELLDTYASNSREMRYNNTDSHILREILESSSQADPYEYIQENLFTYLDIKEADWIKDHLGKRIGGYGMYIKPADLMSIAELIRNKGIVNGIEIVSEEWIDDMTSPLTDAPQPNQSYGYHWWHSAFTGTQPEFVYAAGMQGNFAVIVPEQNRSIVICSSLERKNSLEPFHAMLKHLIK
- the msrA gene encoding peptide-methionine (S)-S-oxide reductase MsrA; the protein is MSNYEIATFAGGCFWCMVQPFEEQPGIIQVSSGYMGGHLDRPTYKDVKSGTSGHREVVQITFDPDLFPYEKLLSLYWPQIDPTDPDGQFIDRGDQYKTAIFYHNEKQKTAAEQSRKEIEQNGPFTKPIVTDILPASRFYEAEEEHQAFHRKNPEAYKEERLTSGRDQFINENWKGGEDH
- a CDS encoding organic hydroperoxide resistance protein — its product is MSEKILTTSATVTGGREGHVKSDTGVIDLDLSMPKGKDLPTDATNPEQLFAAGYAACFDGALNLMASKAKKDISSTLTASVSLIKDPEDGGFMIGVHLKAEIKGASQEEAEDLVHKAHDFCPYSKATRGNIDVTLEVTTA
- a CDS encoding NADH:flavin oxidoreductase/NADH oxidase family protein — encoded protein: MKQNILDQSLTLSSYATSKNRWFKSAMSEAMATANHSPTSDLINLYRIWAEGGSGIVVTGNVMVDPYALGEPKNVVLTKNSDLNRFEKWAKAGTANGTLLLMQLNHPGKQVLKGVVNEAVAPSAVPFPPKFQKFFPPCRALTKKEIWKITDQFAQSARLAQTAGFSGVQIHAAHGYLISQFLSPIHNLRLDEYGGSIQNRFRFLRDICRSVRQATGSSFTISVKINSADFLKSGFTEEESLYVIGELEKEKVDLVEISGGTYEKPAMFDSQIKDSTKRREAYFIDFAEKVSQKVRVPIVLTGGFRTKKVMEEALITGVTDMIGVARPLAIHPDLPAQFSSGFADEVHLPDIKTGFRAIDDAALLELMWYARQLHRHGAGKPVRPGLSAHSTLLYSILKNGTDIFQLRRV
- a CDS encoding C45 family autoproteolytic acyltransferase/hydolase → MQISVDVLESRADPYTFGFNQGIRLQSMPVFNKHRKRCKKSIRSYTTDLQEYTDWIKQIKPDLLDELRGLSDAIGWKTEDVIHEYGGFQSSWVKSGCSAMMPPGQYVRNYDYHPKTYDGRFVLYQPNSGYAHIGFAQRVIGRMDGMNSEGLGVGYHFVNRLRPEKGFICTTVTRLILETCKDVDEATALLSSLPHRFAFNYSLADASGRSVVIETSSKGVHVHDETLRICSNHFFSVEKEHENRNFLTETKERYEKLQQQYQEDLSPLQAFTRINHLDFGIAKTDYKNSAGTIHSAVYDLRHLKVYAGIGTDAKPVVINFKQWLSGTPVYYSKLKGVIPEIEGAEHLEVQT
- the adhE gene encoding bifunctional acetaldehyde-CoA/alcohol dehydrogenase: MAIEEKDLKKQESAEQMIDQLVKRGKSAYEAFLHYDQEQIDEIVKQMALAGLDQHMPLAKMAVEETGRGVYEDKIIKNIFATEYVYHGIKYDKTVGVVRENEHEEMIEIAEPVGVVAGVTPVTNPTSTTMFKILIAIKTRNPIIFAFHPSAQKCSAKAASILYDAAVKAGAPEGCIQWIEKPSIEATQSLMNHNGVAVVLATGGAGMVKSAYSTGKPALGVGPGNVPCFIERSAHIKQAVNDLILSKTFDNGMICASEQAVIIEAPIYQETKKELIDNKCHFLTKDEREKVEKLVINEKTCAVNPAIVGMPAAKIAEMAGVTVPAETKILIAELKTVGPESPLSREKLSPVLACYKVKDREEGYQRSTEMLEFGGLGHSAVIHSQNDEVIQEFGMRMKAGRIINNSPSSQGAIGDIYNGYLPSLTLGCGSHGHNSVSQNVGTINLVNFKKIGKRRNNMQWFKVPPKIYFEKNSTQYLEKMPNISRAMIVTDEMMVKMGYVDKVLYYLNKRQDKVQYEIFSDVEADPSIETVMKGADMMRTFEPDVIITLGGGSPMDAAKGMWLFYENPDLDFNGLKQKFLDIRKRVFKYPKLGKRAQFVAIPTTSGTGSEVTSFSVITDKANQTKYPLADYELTPDVAIIDPVYVKSVPPSVTADTGMDVLTHAIEAYVSVLANDYTDGLAMKAIELVFEYLPKAYHDGSDELAREKMHNASTIAGMAFANAFLGINHSLAHKLGAEFHIAHGRSNTILMPHVIRYNAKKPTKFTAFPKYSHFKADERYADIARRLGLPASTTEQGVESLVQAVIDLAKEMKIPMSIAECGVDKKDFESVVDELADRAFEDQCTTANPKLPLVTELADIYRQAYKGIK